A genomic window from Streptomyces sp. NBC_00234 includes:
- a CDS encoding SCO3242 family prenyltransferase: protein MPADRTPSGCAPETAEATDRLSGAGGTAPAPGRPRTAKGQADPALAAGLRERAGAWAELLRVSALFTVPGDALAGAAATGRRPHRGTALAVGASLCLYEAGMALNDWADREEDAVDRPHRPIPSGRITPGSALAAAGVLTAAGLALAARAGGPSLAVASALAATVWSYDLYLKHTEAGPAAMATARSLDLLLGATATATARAAAARVPTRASGPPPGTGPAAALRSALPAAALLGAHTYAVTVVSRHEAQGGSTTAPLVALATTVGLGAAVAGEPRRAGGPAPGRAGHELWQPLRPAGAPARLLLTGFAGAYLRTAARPQLHAALNPSPPLTQRAVGGGIRAMIPLQAALAARAGAPVTGLVLMGLVPLARQLARKVSPT from the coding sequence GTGCCCGCCGACCGCACGCCGTCCGGCTGTGCGCCGGAGACGGCCGAGGCCACAGACCGCCTGTCCGGTGCGGGCGGGACTGCGCCCGCACCGGGCAGGCCCCGCACCGCGAAGGGCCAGGCCGACCCCGCTCTCGCCGCCGGCTTGCGTGAACGGGCGGGCGCGTGGGCCGAGTTGCTGAGGGTGTCGGCCCTGTTCACCGTCCCGGGCGACGCCCTGGCCGGAGCAGCCGCGACGGGCCGCAGGCCCCACCGCGGCACTGCGCTGGCCGTGGGCGCCTCGCTCTGTCTGTACGAGGCGGGGATGGCGCTCAACGACTGGGCGGACCGCGAGGAGGACGCCGTGGACCGTCCCCATCGCCCGATTCCCTCGGGCCGGATCACGCCGGGTTCGGCCCTGGCGGCCGCGGGCGTGCTGACGGCGGCGGGCCTGGCCCTGGCCGCACGGGCCGGCGGCCCCTCGCTCGCGGTGGCCTCGGCCCTCGCGGCCACGGTGTGGTCCTACGACCTGTACCTGAAGCACACGGAGGCGGGCCCGGCGGCCATGGCCACGGCCCGCTCCCTGGACCTGCTCCTGGGAGCGACGGCAACGGCGACGGCCCGCGCGGCGGCAGCACGCGTACCGACCAGGGCCTCCGGACCCCCACCGGGGACCGGACCCGCAGCCGCGCTGCGCTCCGCGCTCCCCGCTGCCGCCCTGCTGGGCGCGCACACCTACGCCGTCACCGTCGTCTCCCGCCACGAGGCGCAGGGTGGCTCCACCACCGCCCCGCTCGTCGCACTCGCCACGACCGTGGGGCTCGGCGCCGCGGTCGCCGGCGAGCCCAGGCGGGCCGGGGGACCAGCCCCCGGCCGTGCCGGGCACGAGCTGTGGCAGCCGCTCCGGCCGGCCGGCGCGCCCGCCCGCCTCCTGCTCACCGGCTTCGCCGGGGCCTACCTCCGTACCGCCGCCCGCCCCCAACTGCACGCCGCGCTCAACCCGTCCCCGCCGCTCACCCAACGCGCCGTCGGCGGCGGAATCCGCGCCATGATCCCGCTCCAGGCCGCTCTCGCCGCGCGGGCGGGAGCACCCGTCACCGGACTGGTCCTCATGGGGCTCGTCCCCCTGGCGCGACAGCTCGCACGGAAGGTGAGCCCCACATGA
- a CDS encoding TatD family hydrolase codes for MRIFDPHIHMTSRTTDDYRAMYDAGVRALVEPSFWLGQPRTSPASFFDYFDALLGWEPFRASQYGIAHHCTLALNPKEANDPRCFPVLDALPRYLVKDSVVAVGEIGYDSMTPAEDIALATQLQLAADHGLPALVHTPHRDKLAGLHRTVDVIRESHLPPERVLLDHLNETTVKDAVDSGCWAGFSIYPDTKMDEDRMVTILRTYGTEKILVNSAADWGQSDPLKTRKVADAMLKAGFTEDDVDQVLWRNPVAFYGQSGRLQLDIAAPDPLHEGNSILRGGE; via the coding sequence ATGCGCATCTTCGACCCCCATATCCACATGACCTCCCGCACGACGGACGACTACCGGGCGATGTACGACGCGGGTGTCCGCGCCCTCGTCGAACCCTCCTTCTGGCTGGGCCAGCCCCGCACCTCGCCCGCCAGCTTCTTCGACTACTTCGACGCCCTGCTCGGCTGGGAGCCCTTCCGCGCCTCCCAGTACGGCATAGCCCACCACTGCACACTCGCCCTCAACCCGAAGGAGGCGAACGACCCCCGCTGCTTCCCCGTCCTCGACGCCCTGCCCCGCTACCTCGTCAAGGACTCCGTCGTCGCCGTCGGCGAGATCGGCTACGACTCCATGACCCCGGCCGAGGACATCGCCCTGGCCACACAGCTCCAGCTCGCCGCCGACCACGGTCTGCCCGCCCTGGTCCACACCCCGCACCGCGACAAGCTCGCCGGTCTGCACCGCACCGTCGACGTCATCCGCGAATCACATCTCCCCCCGGAGCGGGTGCTGCTCGACCACCTCAACGAGACGACCGTGAAGGACGCCGTCGACAGCGGCTGCTGGGCCGGCTTCTCCATCTACCCGGACACCAAGATGGACGAGGACCGCATGGTCACGATCCTGCGGACGTACGGCACCGAGAAGATCCTCGTCAACTCGGCGGCCGACTGGGGACAGAGCGACCCGCTGAAGACCCGCAAGGTCGCCGACGCGATGCTGAAGGCCGGATTCACCGAGGACGACGTCGACCAGGTCCTCTGGCGCAACCCCGTCGCCTTCTACGGGCAGAGCGGCCGGCTCCAGCTCGACATCGCCGCGCCCGACCCCCTGCACGAGGGGAACTCCATCCTGCGCGGCGGGGAGTGA
- a CDS encoding ThuA domain-containing protein, translating into MHRTRNRYRGRRHTGFRASLALLTGGLLTATTLTLGAAPGASAEPRAQSAAADAAAEEFQQVTLAKGGAETGEPMSLAVLPDRSVLHTSRSGELRITDSAGNTRIAGTIPVYSHDEEGLQGVGIDPDFSENRAIYLYYAPPLDTPAGDAPANGTAAQFAEFDGVNRLSRFVLKADGTLDNASEKKVLDIPATRGICCHVGGDIDFDAQGNLYLSTGDDSNPFSSDGFTPIDESPDRNPAYDARRTSGNTNDLRGKILRIKVASDGSYTVPEGNLFAPGTDKTRPEIYAMGFRNPFRFSVDKSTGVLYVGDYGPDAGAADPKRGPAGQVEFARVTKPGNFGWPFCTGDNDPYVDYDFATKTSGAAFDCAAPKNTSRHNTGLVDLPPAQAAWIPYDGGSVPEFGSGSESPMGGPVYHYDPNLDSPVKFPEAYDGDFFAGEFGRRWIKRIEHDSTGAVQSINSIPWSGTQVMDMSFGPDGALYVLDYGTAWFGGDENAGLYRIENATGGRSPVAEASASRTSGVAPLKVAFSSAGTADADGDALTYTWDFGDGGTSTAANPTYTYKKNGTYTATVTAKDPSGRTGSASAHVTVGNTAPTVKLELPGEGQLFTFGDEIPFKVTVTDPEDGTVDCSKVAVRFILGHDSHGHPVTTVNGCSGVIKTEADGGHDPNANIFGVVDASYTDGGGGGQAALTGSDQAQLQPRHRQAEHYTGQSGVAPQDKASANGGKTVGDIHNNDWISFKPYLLTGSTKLTARVSSAGAGGSLEVRTGSPTGTLLGSTTVPVTGSWDTFQNVDVALRNVPRRTTELFLVFKGGSGALYDVDDFELSSAAPVKDAKRVLVFSKTGGFRHDSIPAGITALKELGAESGITVDATEAAGQFTPANLARYDSVVFLSTTGDVLDSDQQKAFEDYVAAGGGYMGVHAAADTEYDWEFYGGLVGAYFSSHPQIQPATVRVENHDHPATAHLGEAWDRTDEWYNYRTNPRDKAQVLATLDETSYTGGTMKGDHPISWCQTYKGGRSFYTGLGHTKESYAEPDFRKHLLGAMRYTTGQAEADCRPDTGYRTIFNGKTLDGWKQAGPGQFTVADGELRTEGGMGMLWYQAKELNSYSLKLDWKMAGDDNSGVFVGFPASDDPWSAVNNGYEVQIDATDAADRTTGAVYGFKSAELAARDAVLKPPGEWNSYEIRVQGERLQIFLNGVKINDYTNTDPVRSLKNGYIGLQNHGADDQVSFRDIRLKQLPST; encoded by the coding sequence GTGCACAGAACCCGAAACCGATATCGCGGCCGACGGCATACAGGATTCCGCGCGTCACTGGCCCTGCTGACCGGTGGTCTCCTCACCGCGACGACGCTGACCCTCGGAGCCGCACCGGGCGCCTCGGCCGAGCCGCGCGCGCAGAGCGCCGCCGCCGATGCAGCCGCCGAGGAGTTCCAGCAGGTCACCCTGGCCAAGGGCGGCGCCGAGACCGGCGAGCCGATGTCGCTGGCCGTCCTCCCGGACCGCAGCGTCCTGCACACCTCGCGCAGCGGCGAGCTGCGGATCACCGACAGCGCGGGCAACACGAGGATCGCCGGCACCATCCCCGTCTACTCGCACGACGAGGAAGGGCTCCAAGGCGTCGGTATCGACCCCGACTTCAGCGAGAACCGGGCGATCTACCTCTACTACGCGCCCCCGCTGGACACCCCCGCCGGTGACGCACCGGCCAACGGGACGGCCGCGCAGTTCGCGGAGTTCGACGGAGTGAACCGGCTCTCGCGCTTCGTGCTCAAGGCGGACGGCACCCTCGACAACGCCAGCGAGAAGAAGGTCCTCGACATCCCCGCCACCCGCGGGATCTGCTGCCACGTGGGCGGCGACATCGACTTCGACGCGCAGGGCAACCTCTACCTGTCGACGGGCGACGACTCCAACCCCTTCTCCTCGGACGGCTTCACGCCGATCGACGAGAGCCCGGACCGGAACCCGGCGTACGACGCCCGGCGCACCTCCGGGAACACCAACGACCTGCGCGGCAAGATCCTCCGGATCAAGGTCGCCTCGGACGGCTCGTACACCGTGCCCGAGGGCAACCTCTTCGCACCCGGTACGGACAAGACGCGGCCCGAGATCTACGCGATGGGCTTCCGCAACCCGTTCCGCTTCTCCGTCGACAAGTCCACCGGCGTCCTCTACGTCGGTGACTACGGCCCCGACGCCGGTGCGGCCGACCCGAAGCGCGGTCCGGCCGGGCAGGTCGAGTTCGCCCGGGTGACCAAGCCCGGAAACTTCGGCTGGCCGTTCTGCACGGGCGACAACGACCCGTACGTCGACTACGACTTCGCGACGAAGACGTCCGGCGCCGCATTCGACTGCGCCGCACCGAAGAACACCTCGCGGCACAACACCGGTCTCGTCGACCTGCCCCCGGCGCAGGCCGCCTGGATCCCCTACGACGGCGGTTCCGTGCCCGAGTTCGGCAGCGGCTCCGAGTCCCCGATGGGCGGGCCCGTCTACCACTACGACCCGAACCTCGACTCGCCGGTGAAGTTCCCCGAGGCGTACGACGGGGACTTCTTCGCCGGAGAGTTCGGCCGACGCTGGATCAAGCGCATCGAGCACGACAGCACGGGCGCCGTCCAGTCGATCAACTCCATCCCGTGGAGCGGCACCCAGGTGATGGACATGTCCTTCGGCCCGGACGGGGCGCTGTACGTCCTGGACTACGGCACCGCCTGGTTCGGCGGGGACGAGAACGCCGGTCTCTACCGCATCGAGAACGCCACCGGCGGACGGTCGCCCGTCGCCGAGGCGAGCGCGAGCAGGACCTCCGGCGTCGCACCGCTCAAGGTCGCCTTCTCCTCGGCCGGCACCGCGGACGCCGACGGCGACGCCCTCACCTACACCTGGGACTTCGGCGACGGCGGCACGTCGACGGCCGCCAACCCCACCTACACGTACAAGAAGAACGGCACCTACACGGCGACCGTCACCGCCAAGGACCCGAGCGGCCGGACCGGTTCGGCGAGCGCCCACGTGACCGTCGGCAACACCGCGCCCACCGTGAAGCTCGAACTCCCGGGAGAGGGACAGCTGTTCACCTTCGGTGACGAGATCCCCTTCAAGGTGACCGTCACCGACCCCGAGGACGGCACCGTCGACTGCTCCAAGGTCGCGGTCCGCTTCATCCTCGGCCACGACAGCCACGGCCACCCCGTCACCACGGTCAACGGCTGCTCCGGGGTCATCAAGACCGAGGCGGACGGCGGGCACGACCCGAACGCCAACATCTTCGGAGTCGTCGACGCCTCCTACACGGACGGCGGAGGCGGCGGCCAGGCCGCGCTGACCGGCAGCGACCAGGCGCAGCTCCAGCCGCGCCACCGGCAGGCCGAGCACTACACCGGCCAGTCCGGTGTCGCACCGCAGGACAAGGCGAGCGCCAACGGCGGGAAGACCGTCGGGGACATCCACAACAACGACTGGATCTCCTTCAAGCCCTACTTGCTCACCGGCTCGACCAAGCTCACCGCCCGGGTCTCCTCCGCCGGAGCGGGCGGCTCCCTGGAAGTGCGGACCGGTTCGCCCACCGGCACCCTGCTGGGCTCCACGACGGTCCCGGTGACCGGCAGCTGGGACACCTTCCAGAACGTCGACGTGGCCCTGCGCAACGTTCCCAGGCGGACCACCGAACTCTTCCTGGTCTTCAAGGGCGGAAGCGGGGCGCTGTACGACGTGGACGACTTCGAACTGTCCTCCGCCGCACCGGTCAAGGACGCCAAGCGGGTTCTGGTGTTCTCCAAGACCGGAGGCTTCCGTCACGACTCCATCCCCGCGGGCATCACCGCCCTGAAGGAACTCGGCGCCGAGAGCGGCATCACCGTCGACGCGACCGAGGCGGCCGGCCAGTTCACCCCGGCCAACCTGGCACGCTACGACTCCGTCGTCTTCCTCTCCACGACCGGTGACGTCCTCGACAGCGACCAGCAGAAGGCGTTCGAGGACTACGTGGCCGCCGGAGGCGGGTACATGGGCGTCCACGCCGCCGCCGACACCGAGTACGACTGGGAGTTCTACGGCGGACTCGTCGGCGCGTACTTCTCCTCGCACCCGCAGATCCAGCCCGCCACCGTGCGCGTCGAGAACCACGACCACCCGGCGACGGCCCACCTGGGCGAGGCGTGGGACCGCACCGACGAGTGGTACAACTACCGCACCAACCCCCGGGACAAGGCCCAGGTGCTCGCCACGCTGGACGAGACCAGCTACACGGGCGGCACGATGAAGGGGGACCACCCGATCTCCTGGTGCCAGACCTACAAGGGCGGCCGGTCCTTCTACACCGGCCTCGGCCACACCAAGGAGTCCTACGCCGAACCGGACTTCCGCAAGCACCTCCTGGGCGCCATGCGGTACACGACCGGTCAGGCCGAGGCCGACTGCAGGCCCGACACCGGCTACCGGACGATCTTCAACGGGAAGACGCTCGACGGCTGGAAGCAGGCGGGCCCCGGACAGTTCACCGTCGCCGACGGCGAGCTGCGCACCGAGGGCGGCATGGGGATGCTCTGGTACCAGGCCAAGGAGCTGAACTCCTACTCCCTGAAGCTCGACTGGAAGATGGCCGGCGACGACAACTCCGGTGTCTTCGTGGGCTTCCCGGCGTCCGACGACCCCTGGTCCGCGGTGAACAACGGCTACGAGGTCCAGATCGACGCCACTGATGCCGCCGACCGCACCACGGGCGCCGTCTACGGCTTCAAGTCCGCCGAGCTCGCCGCCCGTGACGCGGTGCTCAAGCCGCCGGGCGAGTGGAACAGCTACGAGATCCGGGTCCAGGGCGAACGGCTCCAGATCTTCCTCAACGGCGTGAAGATCAACGACTACACCAACACCGATCCGGTCCGCAGCCTGAAGAACGGCTACATCGGTCTCCAGAACCACGGAGCCGACGACCAGGTGTCCTTCCGCGACATCCGGTTGAAGCAGCTGCCCTCGACGTAG
- a CDS encoding sugar phosphate isomerase/epimerase family protein: MTLRLGYGTNGLTDLRLDDALGLLADLGYEGVGLTLDHMHLDPLAPDLAARTRHVARRLSALGLGVTVETGARYVLDPRRKHGPSLLDPDPEARAVRTALLVRAVDVAADLGAHAVHCFSGITPPGGGDDGTDTAAWQRLADALAPVLDAATRTGIPLAVEPEPGHLLATLADFHHLRTLLGDPEPLGLTLDIGHCQCLEPASPVDCVKAAAPWLRHVQIEDMRRGVHEHLPFGDGEIDFPPVLHALAEADYQGLTVVELPRHSHAGPELARTSIEFLRKHSPSSR; this comes from the coding sequence ATGACACTCCGCCTCGGCTACGGCACCAACGGGCTCACCGACCTCCGGCTCGACGACGCCCTCGGTCTGCTCGCCGACCTCGGCTACGAGGGCGTGGGGCTGACCCTCGACCACATGCACCTCGACCCCCTCGCACCCGACCTCGCCGCCCGCACCCGGCACGTGGCACGCCGGCTCTCGGCGCTCGGCCTCGGAGTCACCGTCGAGACCGGCGCCCGCTATGTGCTCGACCCGCGCCGCAAGCACGGCCCGTCCCTGCTCGACCCGGACCCCGAGGCCCGCGCGGTGCGTACCGCGCTGCTCGTCCGGGCCGTCGACGTCGCCGCCGACCTCGGAGCGCACGCCGTGCACTGCTTCAGCGGCATCACCCCGCCGGGGGGTGGCGACGACGGCACGGACACCGCCGCCTGGCAGCGGCTGGCCGACGCACTCGCTCCCGTCCTCGACGCCGCCACCCGCACCGGCATCCCCCTGGCCGTCGAGCCCGAGCCCGGCCATCTCCTCGCCACACTCGCCGACTTCCACCACCTCCGTACGCTCCTGGGCGACCCGGAACCCCTCGGACTCACCCTCGACATCGGGCACTGCCAGTGCCTGGAACCCGCCTCGCCCGTCGACTGCGTGAAGGCCGCCGCCCCCTGGCTGCGCCACGTCCAGATCGAGGACATGCGCCGCGGGGTGCACGAACACCTGCCCTTCGGCGACGGCGAGATCGACTTCCCGCCCGTCCTGCACGCACTCGCCGAAGCGGACTACCAGGGCCTCACCGTCGTCGAACTGCCCCGCCATTCGCACGCCGGCCCCGAACTCGCCCGCACCTCCATCGAGTTCCTGCGCAAGCACAGTCCGTCGAGCCGCTGA
- the eboE gene encoding metabolite traffic protein EboE, giving the protein MRFRHPDGSTVHLSYCTNVHPAETLDGVRAQLRDHSEPVRRRLGRDRLGIGLWLAKDAARALINDPAALRSLRAELDRRGLEVVTLNGFPYEGFGAEEVKYRVYRPDWTDPERLAHTTDLARLLATLLPEDVTEGTISTLPIAWRTPYDGDRDAARTARAALTTLAQRLDALAELTGKSIRIGLEPEPGCTVETTADAIGPLTAIGHDRIGICVDTCHLATSFEDPDTALDALAGAGVFVAKAQLSAALHAEHPHLPDVRTALAAFAEPRFLHQTRTSTAAGLRGADDLDEALAGGTLPDSTPWRSHFHVPLHAPPAPPLTSTLPVLRSTLTRLLGGPRPLTRHLEVETYTWQALPAELRPRTRTQLADGIAAELTLARDLLVDLGLKELP; this is encoded by the coding sequence ATGCGCTTCCGCCACCCCGACGGCTCCACCGTCCACCTCTCCTACTGCACCAACGTGCACCCCGCCGAGACCCTCGACGGCGTGCGGGCACAGCTGCGCGACCACAGCGAACCGGTGCGCAGACGCCTCGGCCGCGACCGCCTGGGCATCGGCCTGTGGCTCGCCAAGGACGCGGCCCGCGCCCTGATCAACGACCCCGCCGCGCTGCGCTCGCTCCGCGCCGAGCTGGACCGCCGCGGCCTCGAAGTCGTCACGCTCAACGGCTTCCCGTACGAGGGATTCGGCGCCGAAGAGGTCAAGTACCGCGTCTACCGGCCGGACTGGACCGACCCCGAGCGGCTCGCCCACACCACCGACCTCGCCCGGCTGCTCGCCACGCTGCTCCCCGAAGACGTCACCGAAGGCACCATCTCCACGCTGCCGATCGCCTGGCGCACCCCGTACGACGGCGACCGCGACGCGGCCCGCACCGCGCGGGCCGCCCTCACCACCCTCGCGCAACGCCTCGACGCCCTCGCCGAACTGACCGGAAAGTCCATCCGGATCGGTCTCGAACCGGAACCCGGCTGCACGGTGGAGACCACCGCCGACGCCATCGGACCCCTCACCGCGATCGGGCACGACCGCATCGGCATCTGCGTGGACACGTGCCACCTCGCCACGTCCTTCGAGGACCCGGACACGGCGCTCGACGCCCTCGCCGGGGCGGGGGTCTTCGTCGCCAAGGCCCAGCTCTCCGCCGCCCTGCACGCCGAACACCCCCACCTGCCCGATGTACGCACCGCGCTCGCCGCCTTCGCCGAACCCCGCTTCCTCCACCAGACCCGCACGAGCACCGCCGCAGGTCTGCGCGGCGCCGACGACCTGGACGAGGCACTGGCCGGCGGGACCCTCCCCGACAGCACCCCGTGGCGGTCCCACTTCCACGTACCGCTGCACGCGCCCCCGGCACCCCCGCTGACCTCCACCCTCCCGGTGCTCCGGTCCACGCTGACCCGGCTCCTCGGAGGCCCACGGCCGCTGACCCGGCACCTGGAGGTCGAGACGTACACCTGGCAGGCCCTGCCGGCGGAGCTGCGCCCCCGCACCCGCACCCAGCTCGCCGACGGCATCGCCGCCGAACTCACCCTCGCCCGGGACCTCCTGGTCGACCTCGGGCTCAAGGAGCTGCCATGA
- a CDS encoding EboA domain-containing protein, producing MPMTPLLTRKELDVQLGGAARAWLDEALAEAEHAARTGEHPDAATAFAVPPWELRYAAAGRHCGLDRADSVRSLLLVEARAGLPALTRLYEQGTAAERRAVLLTLHRLDIGPTALPLVEDALRTNDTRLVAAAVGPYAAAHLDAHQWRHAILKCLFTGVPVDCVEALARRSRGDAELARMLGDFAAERTAAGRDVPADLARVLALTAPAPTVPTEES from the coding sequence ATGCCGATGACCCCGCTGCTGACCCGCAAAGAACTCGACGTCCAGCTCGGCGGAGCCGCACGCGCCTGGCTCGACGAGGCCCTCGCCGAAGCCGAACACGCAGCCCGTACCGGCGAACACCCGGACGCCGCAACGGCCTTCGCCGTCCCGCCCTGGGAGCTGCGGTACGCCGCCGCCGGCCGCCACTGCGGGCTCGACCGCGCCGACTCCGTACGTTCCCTGCTGCTCGTCGAGGCCCGCGCCGGGCTGCCCGCCCTGACCAGGCTCTACGAACAGGGCACCGCGGCCGAACGGCGTGCCGTGCTCCTCACGCTGCACCGGCTGGACATCGGGCCCACCGCCCTCCCGCTCGTCGAGGACGCCCTGCGCACCAACGACACCCGGCTGGTCGCCGCCGCCGTCGGTCCGTACGCCGCGGCGCACCTCGACGCCCACCAGTGGCGGCACGCCATTCTCAAGTGTCTCTTCACCGGTGTCCCCGTGGACTGCGTCGAAGCGCTGGCCCGCCGCTCGCGGGGCGACGCGGAACTCGCCCGCATGCTGGGCGACTTCGCCGCGGAACGCACCGCGGCCGGGCGTGACGTCCCCGCCGACCTCGCCCGCGTCCTCGCTCTCACCGCTCCCGCCCCCACGGTCCCCACGGAGGAGTCCTGA
- a CDS encoding inositol-3-phosphate synthase translates to MTAQAVRTGVWFIGARGSVATTATAGCAAIAAGLHPATGMVTETPPFADSGLPPLNSLVFGGHDTIDCPLPKRAEALAAGDVLPYGLPSAVRSELAAADAEIRTGGPLAGDTRSDEELISAFAADLADFARRHELARTVVINVASTEPLPQEGEARLPASSLYAAAALRAGCPYVNFTPSTGLRSPALQDAVATCGLPHAGRDGKTGQTLLRSVLAPMFVQRALPVRAWSGTNLLGGGDGAALADPAAAAAKNAGKERVLADTLGTAPEGEVHIDDVPAMGDWKTAWDHIAFDGFLGSRMILQTIWQGCDSALAAPLVLDLARLLARAQECGLTGPRPELGFYFKDPDGGPAALSEQYAALLAFGERLRGER, encoded by the coding sequence GTGACCGCACAAGCCGTCCGTACCGGAGTCTGGTTCATCGGAGCACGCGGCTCCGTCGCCACCACCGCCACCGCGGGGTGCGCCGCCATCGCGGCCGGGCTCCACCCGGCGACCGGCATGGTCACCGAGACGCCACCCTTCGCCGACAGCGGGCTGCCACCGTTGAACTCCCTGGTCTTCGGCGGTCACGACACCATCGACTGCCCCCTGCCCAAACGGGCCGAGGCGCTCGCCGCCGGGGATGTCCTGCCGTACGGCCTGCCCTCGGCCGTACGCTCCGAACTCGCCGCCGCCGACGCGGAGATACGGACCGGCGGCCCGCTGGCCGGTGACACGCGCAGCGACGAGGAGCTGATCAGCGCCTTCGCCGCGGACCTCGCCGACTTCGCCCGCCGTCACGAGCTGGCACGAACCGTCGTGATCAACGTCGCCTCGACCGAGCCCCTGCCCCAGGAGGGCGAGGCACGCCTGCCCGCCAGCTCCCTCTACGCGGCGGCAGCCCTCCGGGCCGGCTGCCCGTACGTCAACTTCACCCCCTCCACGGGCCTGCGCAGCCCGGCCCTCCAGGACGCCGTCGCCACCTGCGGACTTCCCCACGCGGGGCGCGACGGCAAGACAGGCCAGACGCTGCTCCGTTCCGTGCTCGCCCCGATGTTCGTGCAACGCGCCCTGCCGGTACGGGCATGGTCGGGCACGAACCTCCTGGGCGGCGGGGACGGAGCGGCGCTGGCCGACCCCGCGGCGGCGGCGGCGAAGAACGCGGGCAAGGAACGCGTACTGGCCGACACCCTGGGTACGGCGCCCGAGGGCGAGGTGCACATCGACGACGTCCCGGCGATGGGGGACTGGAAGACGGCGTGGGACCACATCGCCTTCGACGGTTTCCTCGGCTCGCGCATGATCCTCCAGACGATCTGGCAGGGCTGCGACTCCGCGCTGGCCGCCCCCCTGGTCCTCGACCTGGCCCGGCTGCTGGCCCGCGCCCAGGAGTGCGGCCTCACCGGCCCGCGCCCCGAGCTGGGCTTCTACTTCAAGGACCCGGACGGCGGGCCGGCCGCTCTGTCCGAGCAGTACGCGGCCCTGCTGGCCTTCGGCGAGCGGCTGCGAGGTGAGCGGTGA